The genomic segment attttgttcattacACCATGGAATATAATGAACAGGTACCTACAGTTGTATGCTGGTTTATTTTCCAGTTAGTATCGCAGGAGTAATACACATTAAGAAATGCTTTGCTCATTACACCATGGAATATAATGAGCAGGTACCTACAGTTGTATGCTGGTTTATTTTCCTGTTAGTATCACAGGAGTAATACACATTAAGAAATGCTCAAATGGTTAGACCAACCAAAAATTGATTCCATACTATCAGTTTGGAGGAGATCGCAAGCTGGCTGCAAGTTAGCCATGAGCTGACTCACTGCCTCAGTGCTCCATCTTCAATAACATAATTGGTAACTTCACAGAATAATGCTACCAATTGTATATGCCTTACATGAAACTTCCATTGATgctttaagaaagaaaatagaggAGTCAATCTTTAGAAGTCCCGCATGAGTAATTTTTACATGTGTGCATTAATTAACATACTCAGATGATAGTCATTGGCCTAAAATTCCCCAATTACGAAGTTTATCATAGCCATTGAAAGTAAATCTCAAGTTCCTTCAAGAACTACCAACTTATACTATTTAAGGACAATTTTAAGCACTGCATGCAGCCTGCAACAATCTATTCCCCAGACAAAAACTGATTCTTTATTTCACAAGAAAGAAGCATTCTATACACAAACAGAATCCTTTGTGCATGGGAGGAGACAATGCTCAATCCCTGTTTAAAGTTCCTCAAGACACTGTACACTTGTGTATCAAGACTATCCAATCTTTAGCCAAATTATTCACATAAGCTACCAAAATGGCAATTTATTTGACTACAAATCAACCATGAGgacaattaaatatataaaatgcctaGCTTCGCTGCTGTGAACAGCTGATTTAAAATTGTCAATAGTTATGAGGTATCAAGCCTCAGAGCTAATAATCAGAGTCTAACTGGCAGTTATGACATTGAAGACTGAAAACAAAGATGCCGACTTAGAATATGACTTGTCCTTTATCCCATTTTCTATACTTTTTTAACTACTTTAatcttatccttttttattatttgtttattcaacGACTTCTTAGTGTTTTTTTGTCTGCTATGGATTTCACTTAAAATGGACACTTTTAACCAATAGTTTTAGTTTATAACAATCATATAAGGAGAGATTGGATTGCAGAATGAATAAATgttgtatttttgaaaagaaaatttgtaGCAACATATAAATGGATCATAGTAATGATTTTGAACTTTTAAAATCAAGCCTAGGTTCGCAAGTTGAACATATCAATTTCTGACCCAGGCTCAATGAACAGCACTTCAACATATGAAACCAATGAGGGCAGTGAAAATATTCTGTAAAGCACAAGGAGGAAAGCAAAAAACACTTACGTATCGCATACAATACAATTTTCCAACTGTAAATGGACCGGGTCAAATGTGGCATTCTTACTTTAGGATCACCATAGGTTATCtgtatatgaaaaaatttaaatagcatattatttttaagaatttccaGAAGCATATGgtaaataatgaaaagaataCAAGAATATAATCTTCCATTAAGGTATGTGGTTACCAACATATAAATTCCTCCGGGTTTAAGAAGCCTACaagaacaaaaggaaaacaaatttaGTGAAGATTGTTGCAATTATAATGTGTAAGTACACATACAAACATACAACAGTATGGTGTTAACAACATACACCATGAGAAATAAAACTTATGCATAATACAACCTGCTTACTTCCCCCAACATTCTGGCAGCACTAATTGGAGCATCACTGCCACACTACACATACAATTGTACAAAAGATCAACATAAGGAAATAGTGATTCTAAACGCCTCAGGACTAAGAAAAGAAGAGCATTCAGATCTGCACCATACCATTAAAGAATCAAGAGTCCCTGGATTGAGGATTGATAAGCCATGCGTCcaagaggatgaaattgaacagGAAGAAAAAAGTTCGACATGGAAaccattaaattaattgaaaacccagaagcattaaaaaagaagatCTAATGAAAGAGGGGGGATTATACCCTTGTCGATGACAGCATTAAAAGATTCATCTGGGAAGAAGCTCATATCTCTAACATCCATTTCCATGTCTATTATACACAAATCATAAAGGAAGCTCACAAAGTAGTTGaggtatttaattttaaaaaaggcaaAGTTAATTCCACATAAGAAGTTACATCAATTCTTCTAAAAGGATACAATTGAGCTGAGGCATATGCTCGTATTTTCTTCTCATTAGGTCAATGGCCACTGACGAGATATCAACGTTCATTATGTTTTCATATCCATCATCAACCATGTCCTCCGACATAACTACAACGCAAAACAATCCCATCAGATGCGTAATCGAATACACACACGCATGCATACATGTGTGTATGTCTCAAAATAAACAGCGATAGGAACACCCCATTTTCTTTCGCAGAGGTCAGGTTCATTTGATAAGAGATGCTCATGCGATGAAGTTTTTCCAATTTTACAGTTGTAAGAAACAATAGGTATGAATATCATCAAGATTAACAGTACATGCAAACTTTAATGAATACAACTTCTTTTATTTCtcacattttttcttcttctaccaAAATAGCGTTCCAGTTCAGCCCACAAAAAAATGGAACAACACAGAgctaattcaaaacaaaacttcaattcttttaaagaaacaaaagaaaataatcagtGCCCGAGTCCAATATTTTCggtataaagaagaaaaaacaagaatcatGCCGAAAAGTAATACTAACAAGAACAAGGcttaaaagaaagataaaggaAGGGATAATTACGGGCATTGCCACAGCCAACCATGAGGACACGAGAGGAAGTGGGGATATAGCGACGAACAAAGGGGCGAAGAGAAGCGTAGCGCTGGTACCAATCGAAGCTCTCAGCCTCTTGGACATAACGGGCGTCCCAATACAAGGCGTCGCCATAGTTGTAAGTATTGGAGCTTGACACATCGCTGTAcatcttcttgtttttcctATTTGTGTTTGGAGAATCAAACAATTCGATGGTTTTCAATATATGGTGGTGTTGGTGGCAGTTATGGTAGTAGTGGTGGTGGTTTTGGTGGCGGTTAGTTGAAGGTTTGGGCTTTTTTGGGGTTCGGTGTGTGGACTACGTCTACTATTGAGTGATTTCTACTTCGAGAAATGATTGGCTGACACTAGATGTCTTTTAACAGTATTAACTCCACTGACacgtcattatttttatttaccatTAGGTGAAATTTCAGGTGACTTTACCACACGTTATTTTTTGTtccgaaaaaaataaatcgataacaatagaaagaaaagtaaaatttcaagatttaatatacatatcttaatatttaattgctgaaatttaatttgaaacataCACCATTAGTCTCTTTGAGtctttttatgtatatataaaaaaaattaaattaactatttttatataattttaaatttttttaatatgttaacatagaaatagattttaaaaaataaaaatattattttaatttatttctaaaaaaaataaaatcaatctcTAAATACTACAAGGTTGTAAAGCtatgttttaatatgtttactTGCCCAATTTATCTATAGATATTTAGGTTTTAAAACTTCACACAACTCAAcaagttgatttaaaatttaaataatctgaaattaggttaaaaaataaaaaataataatctaaactCGTATGGTCAAAAACTGGAGTCGATTTGTGAACCGGACGATCAAGATAGATTTGGTCAAAACCCAACTAAATCTGTGAACTAGCCTTTCTCTTGGTCAATGACTCGATCCCTTTTCATTTCTCTTCAATCCcattgacacaaaaaaaaaaaaaaaaaaaaaaaaattgaaaatagattttgaatgATTAAAATCTAATGTACCAAAGAAAGGTGAGCCCGAAAAACCATAGCCTGCAGGAAGCAAATAATGATACGAGAAACCCTAAGGCTTTTGATTGAAAAGTTTATCGATTTGTGAACAAAGTTGTCAAGAAATTGATCCAGAACAGATCTGTGCTTTTGAAGCAATATATGAtcgggggttttttttttcagcaacGGCGTATTATATACAGGGAGGGACGGAGGGAGGATTGTTATTACAATCATgagttaacttgtaaaatttaatatataacttgtaaaatttaatatatatctaacatgtaaaattaaattaaaactagaaaattaGGAAAATTAAACTTAACTTATGCAAAATTGATAAACTCGGTCTGCTTTACaagttttctaaatttattatatgaatCAATTCaggtttaaatttgattttaaaatatttactgaTCAGTTTTGCGAAATTCTACATATCTTTCAAACTGTATATTGGAtagagctgaaattttacaatgaaatattaaacacatgaaaatatattgtagTAAATTTTCAAGTCAAATGGAGTTAggaacataatattttaaagggtCAAAGTTAGTAGACGAATCTtgtcaaatatatcaaattagaCATTCATGCTCTATTTAGGACATATCTAGAACTACTCATGAAATTTTGTTGTGATTAAAGTTTGGTTAGAAACTAGACATCTAAAGCTTTTGAATCATATATTGTAGGGTCAGTAATTCATCTAGATAAGAAAGAACGACTTGTTTGAAATCAGAATTCAAATATGCCAAGAATATGCGAAAATTGGAGCTTCGGGCTACATTGAGGAATTTTAACATGAAgacttctttttattattctatttgatttatttatttatttttgaataattatttttaatttgaatttttttctagcgCATTAAACATTGTTTAGAGGTTTATTTCATTActgaatttattttagttaattactaatttagGCTTGTTAGTTTGCAACCCAAAAGGGATCCTTAGGACTTATTATGATGGGAACAACCAAGTTCTCACCAGGTTCACGTGTACTTCCTACCATTTAGTGATTCCCCTGCattgagaagtttttttttagactttttatttcttcatgtcattaatttattgattcataTTATCTatctctcttattttatttagatcactcattgattataatattattgactcactttatcagattttaatgtaatttaatttcttggctaggattgtcaatatataattagtttaaaaaaattacttataattttataattttacgatCCAAGTttacattgtattttttatgttgtgttAAAAAGACATTTTAACAACTTGGTTGTAAGAATAACTAAATCCTAATATTACCTCTTTTTTTCTAGTTAGTGGGCTGAACTTATCTTtagatcttttttatataattctataTCAAGGTTGGGCTTTGCTTCACCGAAGAGCCcatatatctttttattcaattactaGTATATTAATCAGTGCTCTGCAGCGggtcaatataatttttaaaaaataatattaagagtATAGAGAATGTTTTAAGCCTCTTGAGTTTGATAGTCACTGCAGACCCAAGCGAATTGGGTCTGACGGCCATGTCAAACCTAAGCGACTTGGGTTTGGCAGTCATGCTAGATCTAAAAGCCTTGGGTCTGGCCAAAATACCAGACCAAAGAGACTTGAGATGtaatctaattactttttttttcaatagtaataataattttttttcaaataataataataataataataataataataataattttacctttcaaatcaaatctatgttttttttcaataataataatgttttttttcaaatttattaataattatattaataataatgaaaataataatattaataataatattaaacatgtctgacccaagttcttatagttttaattttacctttcaaatcaaatctatggtttttctttaatagtaataatatattttttaaataataataataatactcacGTTCCTTGGATATGATATCTCCTTCTAAACCCAAGTAACTTGGGTCTGGCACCTCCACCAGCCCCTGGCTCCTAGGGTTCAGTCGTGCCACACCCACGTTCCTAGGGTCTAGTATCCCTGCTGGACCCAAATAACTTAGATCTATTGATGCCAGCTCAAAGTTCTTAGGTATGACATCCCCTGCCAGACCTATGTACTTAGGTATGACACCCATGTTAGACCCTGGTTTCTAGGATGTGGCAGTGCCAAACCCAGATGTGACcttatcactattttttttctaatagtaataatattttttaaaaaattattaataattatataaataatattaacaacaacaacaataattacatcaatttttaaactaataatgatttttaattttacccttcaaatcaaattcatggttttttttaatagtaataattttttcaaatttattaataattatattaataatattaataacaatgaaaataataatattaaacatgtttGACCCAAGTTTTtacagtttttaattttactctttaaatcaaatatatggtttttcttcaataataataatatttttttttcaaatttaataatcataataatattaagaataaaaacaatgctgctactactactacaacaactaataataataataataataacaataataataataataccgaAGTTCCTTGGATATGGCATCACCTTCCAGAACCAAGTAACTTGGGTTTGCCGCCCTTGCCAGACCCATGTTACTTGGGTCTATTGGTGCTAGACTCAAATTTCTTGGATATGACATCCCCTGCTAGCCCAACCCCAATTAACATGGGTCCAACACCCCCGTCATACCAATGGCACTTGGGTTTGATAGCTTTTCTAGACCCAAGACGCTAGGTCTAACAGCCATGCCTGACTCGAGTGCCTGAGGTCTAGCAGTCATGCCATTCCCCAACGTTTAGAGCCTGACAACCATGTCATGCCCTGATGCCTAAGGTCTGGCAACCTTGGTATGCCTCCGCGCTTGCTGCTGTATTAAGGCGTTTAGGTGGGGTAGCCACATGAAACGATGAAAATACCCCACGTGCAGCCttgtttttgttgaaacccaagggtaattttgtatttgaattgttttaataaaataaaaagaatgataaagCCCCTCAACAAAGTTATATATTTTCCCTCTTTCTGGGGTACGGATGTATCtttactgttcattttttaaaaaagataaaagaagccCATAACCCAAAGTTTAAAATTGTGTGCCCTGAAGGGCTAATAAGTATCTATAGTACAACCCAAAAAACCCGAACGAACTATTTTGTCCCTAATTATTCTTTCAATGCTAAATGTATCATATGAAAAAGACAATCACACCTCCAGCTGCATGCTTAGCAAGTTTCTTTGGCAAGGACTGTcaaaacctatttttgggttattccccaaatttactttttctcttccaaaaataaaaaaaaaatattcagactaaaaagaaaaaaatccaaaaaataataatagtgagaAGAGGATGTCGAAGCGCCCAGAAAATAActagaaattggttgaggaggctaaaaaattcaaagatttaaaattggcagtatatttttttacaaataaagagctttgttgacaaagaaaattcaatttgaagaagaaaggtccaaaaacaaatatttatagactcaattaaattttattggaggtttaattgaatttatgaagggtttgattgcaagaaacgTTGATTTTtcagtcaatttgggctttaattggaagaaattaaagatttggcattaaattagaatttttaagagttgatttggtcaaatcatgggcttaattgcataaatattgaagttttatGGCCAGttgaggacttgattgaagaaatccaaaaccaaggaccaaaaggAAAACAGGCACTAAAATCTGGCGCTTGAATTGAAGTTAttcaggggtgaaattgaatagaattgaaagtttgaagCTAATCAAGGGTGTAATTAGAGATAAGTCacaaattgaaggactaaagtGTAATTGGCAGGAAAGTTACTATTCATCTCCTTCTCCAACGAGGCTGCCCGAGGGGCCTCATTCCTTCCCAAAATTAGATGAAACCTGCACGAAAATGATCATCTGATACCTGACTACACGCTAGTATAAACCGTTCGGACTTATTGAGGCTGCAGAGGCGGCATCACCTCCCCAAAGTAGCCATCCCGACCAACTATTTTCCTGCACAAAATTGACAGTTTATCATTGCTTCTTTGAAGCAATGGTTGGAGTGCTTTCGGGTCGAACCAAGGGCCGAAATTTGGCACTGGAAGAGACAAATTGTCCCTCTTCCACCATCTATAAATAGATATGATTTGCATGCTCCAAGGGGAGAGAAATTTTAGTCgaaagacaacaaaaaaaaaaagcctccaACACCCGGTTTCTGCTGCCAgcagaatctctctctctctctctccactgcGACGTTCAGCCACCAATATTGTCACCACCGGCTTGAACACCTCCATCTCAATCACAAGAAACTACCCGACCACCTCATATAGTGAGCGCACCGCCGAGCCTCTCTCCTCTacaacttttcttcttccttcaccAGCAACCGACACTGGCCACTATTACCTCCACCGAAGCCTATTGAGCCACCAACTGAACCTCCTCATCGCAGCCAAGCTTCCATCGCAGGTCAGCCtccttccctttccctttcttcttcttcttctttagcgGGTGCTCTATTGTTCACGTtgcatgtgaacagtggagagtaatccactgttcattaaaaaaatccaaaaattccaaaaatctttctaaaacattttgtgattttattgtgTATTTTTGTATCTACTTTGcataatattggtttgtatttttataccgtaaagatacaaatccaatattaaaatactcgattttcgtcaaaacattgcaaaaaaattataaaacaaaaaaaattttgtttccatgCATACAACCAAGTCTttcaaagataagaaaaaaatcatattttttttatatacataaaacacaaaaaaattcaaaaatatattttagcatgtattttggctttaataacaagtttattagagccatgagaactagaccaatattttaaaaatttcaaaaaaatatttttgttttcttttagtaactgggattacgaatttatatgtaaaatgtattcctgatattaaaaaggtagtttttTTATAGACATTAGAATAGATAGTCTTTTACCCGATAATATAAGGATCTTCTTATggagaaagattttttttaaatcttagatagaccaacaattagaaatacaataacaccttagctttttctcaaacaatcaaacaatgcaacttatcttaggtaagacatatttggggtgctaatatcttccctttacacaacaagtccccgtacccgatctctgagaccgaTTAGAGTTCCTAGTGAttaaaatactaggtgacgactccctTTTCTCGTTTTCCACTGATTAAAGACAAGGaatccttgtctccccatatttctCGATTTCCAGATACTTACCTGAAAGTGGATCATTCGTCGcaacgccgcacacgtgcgacaaggACAATTATATCATTACACTGCTCCAATCTACAATGGTCCTAGTCTTGGTAAACAGTAAAAGGGTAAACAACGAAACATTGATCTCTTTTAGTATATTATatactttttctattttaactcGGATTAACTCAGGTTGATCCTTTCAACTTGTGACTCGTACTTTATTCTAAGTCAActtttgtgttgaattttaaaactatgttatttttaaattttgttgctTTGCATTgaagtaagaaaaaaagttaatcatAAATATTTACTCTTTAGAGTAGaaagtgatttttataaaagtagtttaaaaaataattataaatatttaaaattcaactaactttaattatttttattttatacatattaattaattaactaatatttgataatatttaaatatttttaaaattaattaacctcaattattttatttaattatattacctCACTGCTTTCATGGATTATAACTAAATTATTTAGTAGttctatttacttaaaaaaaatattgtgtactattttgattattgttttctctacttatattttttagtgatttttatgtttttttaatgaaagaagtaattttttgagaaattcttttatttttgtaaaaaataatgtttaatttagaaaaaacaatcaattgaatttatatttttaataataatgattttaattgaaataacgTAATAATAGTTTACTAAATAATTACAGTGATTTCTCTCTAATTGcaacataattatttattaataaataatttgaagtgTTTTATCTTACAATACTATGTAATATAATAAAAGTTCGTTAAATATTGTGGtaaagattgtttttcaaaatattttttgtttagtatcaaaataatattttttttaaaaatatattttttatattagcacactaaaataatttaaaaattaaaaaatatttaaaaagatttaatatttttcaaaaaaacacttttgcaTTGTAAAAACAAATGGTGCCTAAATAAATCAAAGCAACACATACTTGTCATTTCGAATTTGAACCCTACTAAGGCTCGTTTAGGAATGCAGCTGCACAACAAGTGTCCCCCATTCTTAAATAACTTAAGATGctgtttatttttactatttttacagttgaaaaatatttttataaaaaattaagaatatttttgtttcaaattattttttaaatatttttaaattgtttgatgtgctgatatcaaaaataattttttaaaaataaaaaaaaatattattttaatataattttaaataaaaaacaattgataacaCAATGCGAGAATGACTCTTGCTACAAACAGTCGGAATGAAAATTGGAGAGGCAAAGACTATGTTTGTTtcttggaattcactttccgggaaatcattttccaaacttttctgtgtttgtttaccattagaaaagttggtcaacagaaaacactttccaatcaaaagaaaatttggcttggttttcagggaagtgttttcttggaaaatttaggcggaaaacactttccggaagttgtgaaaaatttagaaatgtcatattatttgctgattatatcaaatttggttctcaaacttttgattgctatatatattttgttttaaatatttatttttcaatttcatctcttaaaatttaatttttatattaactttggttctcatttttataatggttatttgtttttcccttattatttttttattgaaattttttatctatcaaatttggtcctcattcttttaattgttacttattttatttgaaataatttatgaaatgttaattattattattttaatttcttcatctttcatttttttttaattttttagatttgatctctattattttgattattatttattttattttagataatttgtgaaattatattttttttcaatttcattctcattcaactttttaatttgtaagatttgttccttattattttaataaacttgagaaaaataaaatattaataagttattttctagctcattttttatgacataatcaaatactggaaaatattttccaacttattttttattacactaccaaatatcagaagataatttactttcttgaaatttatttttttaaaaaaactattttctaacaaataaaTAGGGTTAAAATGTTATCTTGATCTGCCCGACCCCGTCCAAaatacgattttttttttccttacataaGGAAAATAAAGTTATGGGTACCAGAAAGATGTTAGGCTGCTAATCAAATGGGTACCTGGGCTCAAATAGGATTCTTTCAGGCGGTCCGAATCATGACGTTATATCACCCATCAATATCACTGGACCAAAATAAAAGTCTCGAATGAAAATCCACCGGCTCTTTCCATCAGCCCACGTCATACCGGTTTTTTtccagcaaaaaaataaaacataataagaAATACCTACTACACGTGTCACCATGCAATTGGATAAGTGGCAGAGATGACGTCTCTTCTAGACAAAAAGACCTCCATTCCTCACACTCTCCCCAGGTACAACCTTTACAGCACTCAACATCCAACCAGTCACAGTAGAAGAGCGTGGCCTATAAAAGCCTTCCTCTTCCGGGTACCCGGAAaaattcgaaaaaaaaaaaaaatattctacatAACATAAAACATCACTCGCTCCTCACACACAAACGAAAGCAGAGAACGAGAGAGCGGAGCCAAGTGTGTAACGTACTAACGTCTATGTAGGgaaaaattaattctcaaatCTAGATCGAACCCTAAATTTTCTTAACCTATATCGAATTCTCCCATTTCTTCATTTATCAGATCCAATTATCGATTGACGATTTTGTAGTTACTTAGATTGATAGGAGGGAATTATGGCGGCCATTAAGTCGGTGAATAGATCGGCGTCGGTGGCGTTAGCCCCGGACTCGCCTTACATGGCGGCGGGGACGATGGCGGGGGCGGTGGATCTGTCATTTAGCTCGTCTGCGAATCTTGAGATCTTTAAGCTTGATTTCCAATCGGAAGATCATGATCTCCCTGTTGTTGGTGAGTGTCAAAGTTCTGAGAGATTTAATCGTCTCGCATGGGGTAGGAATGGATCCGGCTCTGATACATATGGTCTTGGACTTATTGCTGGTGGCCTTGTTGATGGCAATATCGACATTTTGAATCCCTTGTCCCTGATCcggtatttttagaattttgctctGTGTATCATCCATTTGAATTTGATTGAGATTGTTTTGCTAATTGGGATGGATTGTTGGTGAAATTTGTGAGTGGAG from the Populus nigra chromosome 1, ddPopNigr1.1, whole genome shotgun sequence genome contains:
- the LOC133704734 gene encoding uncharacterized protein LOC133704734 isoform X2 encodes the protein MYSDVSSSNTYNYGDALYWDARYVQEAESFDWYQRYASLRPFVRRYIPTSSRVLMVGCGNALMSEDMVDDGYENIMNVDISSVAIDLMRRKYEHMPQLNYMEMDVRDMSFFPDESFNAVIDKGTLDSLMCGSDAPISAARMLGEVSRLLKPGGIYMLITYGDPKVRMPHLTRSIYSWKIVLYAIPSMEVSCKAYTIGSIIL
- the LOC133704734 gene encoding uncharacterized protein LOC133704734 isoform X1, with product MYSDVSSSNTYNYGDALYWDARYVQEAESFDWYQRYASLRPFVRRYIPTSSRVLMVGCGNALMSEDMVDDGYENIMNVDISSVAIDLMRRKYEHMPQLNYMEMDVRDMSFFPDESFNAVIDKGTLDSLMCGSDAPISAARMLGEVSRLLKPGGIYMLITYGDPKVRMPHLTRSIYSWKIVLYAIPRPGFKKPAGSSSNSYLEPVPITETGLLPADFVLDDPDSHFIYVCKKMDETTHLSNTSSHPLIADAS